A segment of the Commensalibacter oyaizuii genome:
AAAGTTTTTATAGGATAACACGGAACCTATGGTAAATAGTGTAAGCCCTAATAATACACCTAAATACTTATCATAAATAGCAATTCTTTTTTTTGATAAAAAAAATAGCAATCCACCTAAAAAAAACTCTAATACTTTTGGATCTTTTAAAATAAAGTATTCTATCGTACGTATACCTATAAAATGAAGGTACAAAAAACAAAATAAAAAAATGCCCCAACAAAGCAAAAAATATAGAAAATGCTTTTTATTAAAAACACAAAGAAATAAAAATACACCTAAATAAAAATATATCTCAAAGGCCAAGGTCCAAGCGACCTCTTGAAATGGAATATTCCTAGTTAATAATAGTATGACATTAATGTTTATTTTCTTTTGAAGTTTATCTGCTTGATAACCTATTACTAAGGCAACACATATATTAATAGATAGCGTTATCCAAAAAAGAGGATATATTCTAAAGAAGCGTTTAATTAAGAAGAAGAAAGCGTTCTTAAATGAACGTTCATTTGTTTTCAAAACCAATAAGGTTATAATATATCCACTGATTACAAAGAAAATATCGACTCCGCAACTGCCAATAGAGATAACGATACGTGATAATTCTGTTGTGAATGAATGTAAATTTCCATCTGTTCGCATTTTTGTTGTAATACAATGTATCGAGCAAACAAATAAAGCAGCAATTCCACGCAAGGCTTGTATAGTATTTAAGGTTTGTTTTTTCACTTTTTATCATCATGATGAGTAAGGGTCATATGAACCCAATCAGGCCACAATTGAAAATTATAGCTGGGATTTCTCTTCCACAGTTCGACCTGTTGCTGCCATGGTAAACAATTTGCTGGCGCTTTGATAATAAATGTTGGATGTGCAAAATAATGGATACCTCCAACTAATATTAACCAACAGATAACAGCCCGCCCAATTTTCTGACTTAAATGATGGAGTTGATTGGTAATATACACCAGTGTGATGCATAAAATAGACTGACTTATAAAAAGATACCGTTGGTTGGTAAATAGAGTTAGAAAGCCACTCCTATCTCCTATCGATCCAATAACTGAAATACAAAAAAGTGCGAGAGCAGAAGCAAATAAAAATATTGCAGGACGTGTTTTTACATATGCGTGAAAAATCCATAAAACACCCGCTATAAATAAAATAGTTACCGTAAAGGGGATAATAACAGCCTTAATATTATGCATATTATCATGAAGATAATCGATATAGGGTACAGTAAATCGATTAATACCACCAAATGGGATATATAATTCATGAGCAAAAAAAATGGTTGAAAAATCGAACAAATTAAAAGAATGGAAACGAGATTCTATTTTTTCGTAGAAGAAAAAATATTGAACGCAACAGCTGATTGAAAGGGCAATAAATTCTTCAATTCGAAGTTTATCTTTATCCAGCCAGCAACGAACTGCGTAGATAGGAATGAGAGCAAAATTCATTAATCCAGAGAGGCCAGCAAACATTAAAACCAGTAATTTTAGCCATCTTTGGTAAGAATAATTAGGTTGCAAAACAAGAATAATTGCAGCAGCTAAGGTTAACTGAAATTGAATGTGTAAACTTTGTAGGGAAGTTTCCAAAGTTTCTGGAACAAATAATAACAATAAGGTCAAGAATAATCGTGTTTTAAATGAATTCAGCCATTCATCTTTGGCTGATAATAATAAAAATAAAGGAAGGAGTTGAAATAATAATCCTACAATTGTTGTAAAATATGGGGCATATTCCAAAGGAATCAACCATCTAGCAACTAGGGTTACAGCATTCGTTGGAAGGTTAAGATAACCTCCAAAAGAATGAAATAATGCTTGTAAAGGGGGCATTGTCCAAGCATTGTGGAAAAAAACATCTCCTTCTTCTGCCCAAAAGCGCCCGTAAATAAAAACGTCTGGTGCGCGAAGGCACATCATAAGGGCAAAAATACTAATCAAAAACAACGTTTGGTAATGACGCTTCTTTAGTTTATTTAATAAAAAGGACATAGTGAAAGTTCGATTAATTCTTGAAATAGATAGGGTTTAATCATCTGTTTTAGGCAGCTTCATTGTCCACCCTTTAGGCCAAATTTGGAAAGTATAATTTGGATTTTTTTTCCACAATTCAACTTGTTCTTGCCAAGGGGGGACACCGTAAGAATAAGAAATATAGTGATAGTAGTTATTTACACTGGCAATAATCAGCCATACCATTAATAAATTACATAATATTTGTCCAGGTTTTGGTAAACTAGATGAGAAATAAAGTAGAGTTATAGATAATAGCGATTGACTAATAAAGGCATATCTTTGATTAAAATAGGGTTCAAAGAACCAGTATTTGGGACCAATTGATCCGATAATAGATAATCCTAGATTTAACAAAGCGTAAGCAATTAAAAAGCCAGATGGTCTGGTCTTAGGATATCTATACACGCATCCTAATAAAATAGTGATAACTAAGAACCCTAAAACAGAGGATAAAATCGGTACTTGATGGTTTTTGAATAATTGTTCGATATATAAACTGTAACCGTTTGAAAAACTGTTATTTCCTAAAAAAGGAATATAAATATCTTTAATAAAGAAAATACTTAAAAACTCAGAAAGGGACGCATGATATTCCCGTTCATGAAAAGGAGTATAGAAAAATACAAATTGTATAATATTGCCAATACATAATACGATGAATTGTTCAATTCTAAGCCAATTTCTTTGAAAAATTGATTGTAACAAAAACAAAGGTAATAGCAGTAGCGTCATCACACCAGAAAGTGCAGATAATAATAAAATGCTTAATTTAAACCACCGTTGACGTGATTTTGAAATATCAAGCATGACAATTATTGCACATGCCAAGGTTAATGAAAATTGAATATGCAGGCTTTGTAGTGAAATTTCTAATGTCTCTGGAACGAATAATAAAAGCAAAGTAGCGAATAGACGATTTTTAAATGAAATAAGCCATTGATCTGTTGCAGTTAAAAGGAGGAAAAGAGGCAAAAGTTGAAATAATAACCCTATCCCCATAGTTACATAGGGTGCATATGCAAGGGGTACAGACCATTTAGCAATCAAGGGAACCGCATTAGCTGTAAGGTTCAAATATCCCCCATAGGACACAAATAACGCCTTTAATGGTGGCATGATCCAAGCATTATGAAAGAATGTTTCGCCTTCTTCTGCCCAAAACCGTCCATGCATAATGATTTCAGGGGATCTTGTACAATGAATAGTAATGGTTAATAAGAGTAACCCTATTGTTTGATAAGTTTTATTGATACAAAGTTTATTCATTGATTACAAATCATCAAGGATTATCGATTTTAGCATCTTGAAGTTGCTTGGGAATAATAATATACCAACCGCTGCACCAAATTTTAGGATGATAGTTTGGATCTTTTCTCCATTTTTGTAATTCATTTTGCCATATATGTCCTGCACCATCTTTTGCTTCGGGAAAAGTTTGAAAAAAATTGTAGCTTCCAATAATCAACAGCCACAGTATGATGATATTTACAAATATTTTTCCCCAATATGGCAGGGTCACAGAGAAATAAAGAATTAAAATGCTTAATAAAGCTTGGCTGATAAAAGTATAACGTTCGGAAAAATAAGGATTGATAAGTTGCACAGTCCCGCCAATAGCCCCATAAATCGCAACACAGGAAAATAAAATAATACTGATTAATAATGGGATTGCGGGTCTTGTTTTAGGGTATCTTATAAAGATACTGATAAAAATACCAAAGGTGACAAAGGTCGCAACGCAGGCTTGTAGTGATCTTTTATGATCTTGTACTAAAATGAATATACGTCCCATCATATCCAAAGCAAATTGGTGACGATGACCTAAAAATGGAAATATGAGATCACGAATATAGAAAACATTGCAAAAATCATAAAAAGATATGTGACTATTACGCGTAATGGATACATTATTTAAATCGATATTATATCGTATATTAAATAAAAAGAACGCCATTTGAATTGAACCACCGATGATGATAGCAATCGTTTGTTCCAAGCGTAAACGATCTTTTTCAACCAAATATTTTCCAACAAAAATTGGGATAAGAACAATCGGCAACAATCCACATAAAGGTGCCCAAAATAATAGAAAAAGTTTTAAATATCGTTGGTGTTTTTTATGGGTATTCAGAAAAACAATTATTGTACACGCTAGGGCCAGATGAAATTGAATATGCAAGCTTTGCAAAGAAATTTCGGAAGATTCTGGAATAAATAAAAGTAATAAAGTAGCCAATATCCTCGTATGAAAGGGTTGCAGCCATTCATCAGATGCCGTTAATAAAAGATAAATAGGGGTTAGTTGAAACAAAAAACCAATAAAAGTTGTTACATAAGGTGCATATTCCAAGGGAATATACATATAACGTGTAATTAGTGTGGCCCCACTGGCCCCTAAATTAATATATCCACCATAGACAACAAATAAAGCATGTAAAGGACTCATATTCCATGCATTTGCATAAAATATATTTCCTTCTTCGGCCCAAAAACGTCCTTGTATTAGAATATCAGGGGCTCTTAAATATAAAAAGATTGCATAAAAGCCCAACAAAAAAAATGTTTGATAAGGGTGTTTTTTTATGAAGCTATGAAACAAAATGCAGGTACTCTTTAAATATTAATAATTTGAAAATATGTGGGTCAATACTTAGTAATTTATGATGTTTGCTTAGGGATTTTTAGGATCTTATTCAATAATTTGCTTAGATGCCAGACCAATATTCCAGTACCAATAAATGCAACAATAAACAATAAATGCTGAATAAAATGAATATGTTGATTTTGTATATTATTTGCCTCCGTATTGGCGATATGTCCCATAAGCACATATCCAAAAAGTGCTGGCAGCGAGGCCAGCGTACCAATCAGGTAAGAGCGAAACGAAATTGATGTCAAACCAAGGGCATAGCTGGTAACTGCAAAAGGCATGATAGGGGAAATACGTAACAAACAAACTAATTTCCAGCCATCTATGTGCAATAAATGATCCAATTTTTGCATTCTTGAAGAGCGCCGCAAAAATTTTTCAATAAGAGGCCGAAAAATGGATCGACTTAATAAAAAAGAAATAATGGCTCCAATCAAAGTCGCTGAGGCAGATAATAAAAAGCCTTTCCATATTCCATAAAGCAAACCAGAACCAAAAGCAGCCGTAGAAGCTGGTAAAATGCCACACAGTGAAATTATAATTTGGATAATTTCAGAAAAAAACAATCCCTGCCACGAAGAAGTATGACTGGTATTTTGATACGCTTGTAAATATTGTATAAAAGTTTGCGCATAAGGGCCAATAAAAAATATGCACCCTATGACAAGAGTGACAGCAAAGAAAAGTAAGATCAACCAAAAAGCTGTTTTTGAAAAATACGCTGCCATATAAGGTTATTTTTCAAATAACTTATTTGAAATAATACCACATTTATGCAAACGATACTCTATTGAAGTTTTTAAAACCCCTAAACCGTAAATAATGCTACGTTTTAAATTTATAGATGAGGCTTCTTTAAAATATTTCGTTGGACATGAAATCTCACCAACACGATAGTTCTTAAAAATTGCTTGTGCTAGCATTTGATTATCAAAAATAAAATCATCAGAACATTTATCTAGGGACAAATCCTCTAAAACTTCTTTTGTCCATCCTCTATAACCCGTGTGGTATTCAGACAATTTAGCATTTAATAAAATATTTTGTATAAAGGTTAAAATACGATTGGCAACATATTTATATAAAGGCATACCCCCCCGTAACGCACCTTTTCCCAAGATACGGGACGCTATAACCACATCATAATGACCAGAGGTTAGCATACTAATCATAGATTGCAGCAATTTTGGACTATATTGATAATCGGGGTGTAACATAATAACGATATCAGCCCCTCTTTTCAAAGCAGCATCGTAACAGGTTTTTTGGTTAGCACCATACCCTTTGTTTTTCTGATGAATAATTGTATGAATATTTAATTGTCTTGCAACTTCAACAGTATTATCTTTACTTGCATCGTCAGTTAAAATGATGTCATCAATAATTTCATGAGGAATTTCTTCAAATGTTTGTCTTAATGTTTTTGCAGCATTATAAGCAGGCAAAATAATAGCAATATGTTTGTTATTCATCATGGTTCTGTAATACTTGGTTGTGGTGTGTTAAATCCTTTAACATAATGCAGTTTTTTTTTCAAAGTGTGAAAATAAATATTGCGTTAAATTGTTTTATTTAGGTAACAGGGCGAAATTTAATTTTACTTATATTTGGATTTAGCAGTAGATAAGAGGCACATCGATTTTTGTCGATAGAAATCAGTCTTCAGAAATGAAACAAAGTAGATTTAAATGCAAAAAGACAAAATAAAAAGTAAACTTTGGGCAAAACAACAAACAAAAATTGGTCAAAAGGCTGTTTTTCCAATAGTGATATTAAGTTTGTTATCCAGTATGATTGCTGTTGGTTTATCTTGGTGTATTGCACAAATACTGGGAATTATGCTTGTTCCAACTTTGTCTTTATCATTTGATGTTTCAGTTTTTATTATTGCATTTGTATTGCTATCGATATTTAGGGCTATATTCATTTATAGTGAGGAATTATTTGCTGCTAAAATAGGGTTGCAGGCCAGGCATCGCCTTAGAAAAGAATTAGTACAACGAATTATGCAAATTGGCCCATCAATCTTATACAAACAATCCAGTGGTGGGCTGACAACATTAATTGCTGACCATGTTGAATCCTTAGATGGATATTTTTCCCGTTGGTTGCCTGCTTCGATTTTATGGTTTTTATCGCCTTGTATAATTTTAGTATTTATTTTCTTTGTTCAGCCATGGGCGGCATTAATTATTGGACTATGCGGTTTAATGGTACCCATTGCACAAGCAACTTTTGGAATTGGTGCCGCTGTTGCAGCAAGACAACAGTTTGTGGCAATGACCCGTTTACAAGCCAGATTTTTGGATCGTATTCAAGGGATTGCAACAATTGTATTGGCTGGTAGATCCGAAGGTGAAACTGAAAAATTAGCAAAAGCAGCAAATGAGCTTCGTAAACGTACGATGAAAGTATTGCGCGTTGCATTTTTATCTTCGGCATCAATAGACTGTGCTATGATAGTCGCCATTGTCTTGGTAGCTATGATGGATGTAGGGCAGTTTTTAAATCATCACGATACATCTTCTGTTCACGTAACGCATGCATTATTTGCTCTTTTAATAATTCCTGAATTTTTTGCTCCGTTAAGAAGTTTGGCATTGGCCTATCAAGACAAGGCTAAGTTGTCTGGAACGGCAGCTTCGGTGGTTGAATTACCAGAACCTGTATTAGAAATAATTAGGGAAAACCAATT
Coding sequences within it:
- a CDS encoding acyltransferase family protein — translated: MKKQTLNTIQALRGIAALFVCSIHCITTKMRTDGNLHSFTTELSRIVISIGSCGVDIFFVISGYIITLLVLKTNERSFKNAFFFLIKRFFRIYPLFWITLSINICVALVIGYQADKLQKKININVILLLTRNIPFQEVAWTLAFEIYFYLGVFLFLCVFNKKHFLYFLLCWGIFLFCFLYLHFIGIRTIEYFILKDPKVLEFFLGGLLFFLSKKRIAIYDKYLGVLLGLTLFTIGSVLSYKNFAQHFYLDYWQSLYLNGFGAALLLYGFIGLEYRKKIYVPMFFIKLGNISYSIYLWHFPVMGMSGYIALKLHSYQQLSGLLHSLIEIVSTIFISIISYRVIELPCIRFSQRITS
- a CDS encoding TVP38/TMEM64 family protein — its product is MAAYFSKTAFWLILLFFAVTLVIGCIFFIGPYAQTFIQYLQAYQNTSHTSSWQGLFFSEIIQIIISLCGILPASTAAFGSGLLYGIWKGFLLSASATLIGAIISFLLSRSIFRPLIEKFLRRSSRMQKLDHLLHIDGWKLVCLLRISPIMPFAVTSYALGLTSISFRSYLIGTLASLPALFGYVLMGHIANTEANNIQNQHIHFIQHLLFIVAFIGTGILVWHLSKLLNKILKIPKQTS
- a CDS encoding glycosyltransferase family 2 protein, which translates into the protein MMNNKHIAIILPAYNAAKTLRQTFEEIPHEIIDDIILTDDASKDNTVEVARQLNIHTIIHQKNKGYGANQKTCYDAALKRGADIVIMLHPDYQYSPKLLQSMISMLTSGHYDVVIASRILGKGALRGGMPLYKYVANRILTFIQNILLNAKLSEYHTGYRGWTKEVLEDLSLDKCSDDFIFDNQMLAQAIFKNYRVGEISCPTKYFKEASSINLKRSIIYGLGVLKTSIEYRLHKCGIISNKLFEK
- the cydD gene encoding thiol reductant ABC exporter subunit CydD; its protein translation is MQKDKIKSKLWAKQQTKIGQKAVFPIVILSLLSSMIAVGLSWCIAQILGIMLVPTLSLSFDVSVFIIAFVLLSIFRAIFIYSEELFAAKIGLQARHRLRKELVQRIMQIGPSILYKQSSGGLTTLIADHVESLDGYFSRWLPASILWFLSPCIILVFIFFVQPWAALIIGLCGLMVPIAQATFGIGAAVAARQQFVAMTRLQARFLDRIQGIATIVLAGRSEGETEKLAKAANELRKRTMKVLRVAFLSSASIDCAMIVAIVLVAMMDVGQFLNHHDTSSVHVTHALFALLIIPEFFAPLRSLALAYQDKAKLSGTAASVVELPEPVLEIIRENQLDHTQPIQVTFEDVSYRWDEKRGNVLNHLSFDIKARDTALLIGASGAGKSTIISMLLGFIKPNQGRILFNNIDISTISYDSLSSVTAWIGQKPVIFAGTIKENILFAKPTATEDELQSAIKFAAIDQYLSSLPKGLDTFIGEGGFGLSGGQAQRISIARAYLKDAPLLLLDEPTAHLDPLTEQDIFKRLVKLAQNRTVILATHSAAGQQLNGLHLRLEHGRLISQERIG